The DNA segment CGCTTCGACCGTCGGCCGGCCTTGTGTCGAACCTTGCGGGCGCTGCCCTTGCGGACGCTGACGCGAGCGACGACCACGCCCTGCTTGGCCTTGTAGCCGAGCGAACGGGCCTTGTCCAGACGGGTCGGGCGCTCGACGCGCTCGATCGCGCCCTGCTGGCGCCACTCCTGCATGCGCTGCCACTGTAGTTCCGCGACTTTGCCGTCGTCCGGGTCCTTCCATGCGTCCCGGATGTGTGAGTAGAAGCTCTTTGCCATGGTTTCACCGCGGGCGTCGAGTGGTTCAGTCGGTCGCCCGACCACATTCCAGCCTGCGAGTCGCCGACCGCTCGATGCGGCCGCCAATAGCAGGTGCCCGCTGGAGCCCGCCACCAGCGAGTTGTCGAACCTTTCCCGCTGGAGCGCTTAAGGGCTTCGAACCCGATCGCTCACCCCTGGATTACAACCGGGTCCACGTCCCATCGCTCGACGAACGCCGCCAGTTCCTCGGCGTTCTCCCGGAGGCTCTCGGGCGTGTGGGCGTCCGTCCCGAGGGTGAACTGCACGTCGTATTCGGCCAGGATTTCGCGAAAGGCCGGTCCCGGATGGAACTGCCCGTAGTCGTCGGTGACGCGGCCGGCGTTCAACTCGGGGACCGTCCGAGACGTCTCCAGAGCCGACGCGATCCGACGGTAGTGGTCTTCGGAGAACAACCCACGCAAGGCCTCGTTGCGCTGCGGGAGATCGACGTGTCCGGCGATCGCGAACAGTTCGGAGTCGATCATCGACACCACGCGATCGACGTACGTCTCGACGACGTCTCGGCGCTCCTCTCGCGATTTCGCGCCGAAATACGTCTCGTCGTGAAGGTTGTGCCCCTCGACGGTGTGCACGCTGCCGATCGCGTAATCGAACGTCGCCGTGTCGAGGAAGTCGGCGATATCGGCCTCGTCGGCCGGCCGGTAGTCCATCTCGACCGCGTCGAAGATCGCGATGTCGTATCGCTCCCGGAGCGATTCGATCGCGTCCCGGCGACGCTCGTGGGTCAGATCGAGGTTGAACCCGAACTCCTTCGCGAACTGCTGCTGTGACGGGTCCGCGGAGACGTTGCAGTGGTCGGCGAACCCGATTCCGTCGAGCCCCTGGCGCTGTGCGGCCGCGAGCATGGCAGCGAGGAAGTCCCCGTCCGAGTAGTTCGAATGGGTGTGGTAATCGTACATACTGGACCTCAGGTATCGCTCGGATTACGGGTTTCGGACTGCGTCCCGGCCCCGGGAATGGAGCCGGTCCCGTGCAGGAACGTCTGGACTTCGAACGACCGGCCGTCCGGATCTGTCCCGAAGAAGTTGTAGATCCGGTATTCGGTATTCTCGGTGGGCGGTCCCTCGGCCACGTCCGTCAACCGGTCGTACCACTCGTCGACGGCGTCTCGATCGTCGAGGACGACCGTGACGATGCCGCCGGTCTCGGTCTCCTCGCGCTGGCAGAATCCGACGAGCAGTGTCCCGTGTCGGAGGATCGTACAGGCCGGCTGTTCGAGCCAGACGTCGAAATCAAGCCGTTCGGTGTAGAAATCGACGACGGCGTCGTGGCGGTCCGTACCGAAGAAGACGATTCCGGACATGGCCGATCGAACGGCCGCGCGTGACAAAAGCCCCCGGTCAGAAGGTCCCGGGAGCGACGACGTACACCAGTAGCATGCCGACGGCACCGGTAAACAGCGCGAAGATGATCGTCGGGAAAAGTACCTTCCGGAGGATGTCACCTTCACGGCCCGAGATGCCGACGACACCACAGATCGCCGCGATGTTCTGCACCGAGATCATGTTCCCCACGCCGCCACCGACGTTCTGGATCGCGACGACGATCGACCGGGAGATCCCGACGTCGCCGGCGGCGCTGTACTGTAGCTTCGCGAACAGGATGTCCGAGACGGTGTTGGATCCGGTGACGAACGTCCCGAGCGCGCCGATCCAGGGGGCGACCGCCGGCAGCGCCCCACCGGCGGCGCCCGCGACGGCCTGCGAGAGCGCCCCCATCATACCGGGAGTGAGAGACACGAACTCCGCTTCGCCCGACTTGATCATGATCTGAGTCAGCGAGACGACGATCACCAGCGTCAGCGCGGCGGGCGCGACCTGT comes from the Halapricum desulfuricans genome and includes:
- a CDS encoding PHP domain-containing protein, with the translated sequence MYDYHTHSNYSDGDFLAAMLAAAQRQGLDGIGFADHCNVSADPSQQQFAKEFGFNLDLTHERRRDAIESLRERYDIAIFDAVEMDYRPADEADIADFLDTATFDYAIGSVHTVEGHNLHDETYFGAKSREERRDVVETYVDRVVSMIDSELFAIAGHVDLPQRNEALRGLFSEDHYRRIASALETSRTVPELNAGRVTDDYGQFHPGPAFREILAEYDVQFTLGTDAHTPESLRENAEELAAFVERWDVDPVVIQG
- a CDS encoding VOC family protein, which codes for MSGIVFFGTDRHDAVVDFYTERLDFDVWLEQPACTILRHGTLLVGFCQREETETGGIVTVVLDDRDAVDEWYDRLTDVAEGPPTENTEYRIYNFFGTDPDGRSFEVQTFLHGTGSIPGAGTQSETRNPSDT